The Ipomoea triloba cultivar NCNSP0323 chromosome 4, ASM357664v1 DNA segment CTTGCTTCTTGCACATGGTGATTGCTAGGATGAATTCTATATTTGACTTGTGTTACATGTAATACAGTCAATTGCCAGTTGTTTTCAGCCAAAAAACATGGCCAGTTGTGTTGTATATACAGAATCTATAAGTTTGAACTCCAAACGTGAGGGTCCTCTTACCACTCATGCCTGGACACTAGCGGAGGAGGTAAATTTGAACCATGTACCCTACAGTTGCTATAAGAACAGAACTCCTTAACTTATTAACATAACAAACTCCCTAACTTATTTTGGGTTGTTGGCGGAGTAGGTAAATTCGAATCCTGCACCTGGTCGATAACAAAGCAAAACTTCTCAACTTGTTTTATGCTGGTTAATCGGTTGAGATGTGCCCGAGTGCATGTTGTATGTAGAATATAGTCAAAGGAGAATGTAGTCATGGaaccaacaaaaataaaaacaaaaacaaaattttgaatagcTGATATTGATGGGATTATTCCTTAATGCATAATTCTTCTTCTAATATCTTTATCGTCAAGTGTTCCATTATTCCCTCTTTCTAAATTCCAAGCCAGGTAAATTCATGATGAATAGAACTTTGGATCCAATAGGGAGAAATACCCTTTTTTTGCAAACACTATTGTGGATACATGTGATGCTCTGAGGACAATAATGACATCAAAGCAGACAAGTTTCTTTCTTAAGTCTTGCAATTGTGTCAGATGCATATATCAAGTCTGGTAGGACGAACAGTGTGTACCCAAAAAAACAGATAAGTAGAATAGTATGATCACTGTTTTGGGCATTGAATTATGGCCACATTTGTGGTATATTGAATCAATGTTTCAACATAAATGATATATGGCAATTGGTTAAGTAACATCATTATCATTTAGATCAATAgaaatttaaattgttattaCACCAAAATCAACACCGGCTCATGACTTTAAATAAGAGATAGCATgattaaactttaatttcttagaTGCGTCATTGGAGGACTTTCAAGGTTTATCGGATTCAGAGATTACTGTGCTTATTGTCCCTTTGACAATTTTGAGGACCAACTATGACTTGATACTTTATGTGTTCATGCACAGTGGATTATGATCTAGGTGATCTAGATCACTACTTTATTTGTTCGTCTCTATGtaccaacaaaataaaaataacaaataataaataaattgagaaCGATATAAAATCACTTTTGATCATgagatatattatatatattttttcaattatgtcCCTAAATTGACAATGAGaaatctaatatttataatgtatttggATTCAAGCACATTtgtgttaacaaaataatatcaaCACCTCAATGCCAAGTTGAGAATGAAAAGTTGAAGGATTAaatcaattatatttaatagAGACTACACATGCATTGTTGAGGAGAAACTGAGTTGTATCTAAATATCTACAAAGAAGTAAAGTATGCAAATTGGATGACTGGATGACTTGAAGATGAATACTGATAGTATAAATACGCCATGAAGTCCCTAATACGTACAACTGGGTAAAAAGGTCAAAACTCCCACTATCTAGCATTAAATGTGGTATTTATAACGGATAAAAAGATACACATGTCAGGCTCTCGGCATGTCTGGCATGTGGCGCACATGCAATCTGTCAGTTTGGGAACGCCGCTCTGACAGCTATGTGTATCGATACTCCTGACCACCCACTGAAGGATGTGGTCGGGTTAAAGTTAAGAGTCTGACTTCGAATCTTCAAATAGCCCTTTTGAGGATGACTGTCCTAACCCAAACAGGTCGATATAGGTTGGGAACGATTTCTCTCGGTGACTTGACCGGATACCGAGCAATTATaccattattcttattattggCGCGACACTTTTACATTTAGATTGTTTTttgtataaattattttctattatatcaaaaagtatATCATTATATACTTACGGGGTAAAAGTAtcatttttcgaaaacaaaattatattctatATTCCATAATTGAAggatcaaaatgtcattttccttgaaaggaaaaaaaaaaaaaactgaagaaTAAGAAAACAAGAAACAGGGGGGAGAAGAGAACCTTACAGGAGCATAGgaggctctctctctctctctccctctccctctctctatgtAGACGGAGAAACCCTAGGTCTCATCGTCTCTCTCACTCCCTGTCTTCCTCAGACAGTCTGTATTCGCACTctgttttcctttctttctccaCAAATATCAATTTTCACAGCTTCTCCATAGTTGTGATTCCAAGGTTTTCACTTCTCCTCTGATATTCCACCTATACATACAATACATACAGACAGATAGGTATATATAGGGTTGTACAGGGAAGAAAATGTACAGAGGAGGTGGAGGAGCTTCGTTGAGGACGGACATCGCGGAGGGGCCGCTGGATCGGAAGCGAATCAACGATGCGTTGGATAAGCACTTGGAGAAGTCTTCGCCTTCCACCTCCAGGGCCTTGAAGGATAAGGCAGTTTCAAACGCCACCGGCAAATCGCTGCTgctgcagcagcagcagctgcTCGACGCCCGCTCTTCCTCCACTCTTACCACTAAGAACAAGTGCTCCGATGGTCGGTCCCTCCAGATTTCGTAGTTTTccatttttggaatttttttgttttattatgcTCATTCGTGGTGTTTAAGTGTTTTAGATACTCTGTAATGCATATTGTCATGTCTGAACATTATCATACTCATATGGATTATGGAGTTGTTATTTATCTCTAAGATTAGTTTAGTAATATAGCTCTAAGATCATGTTTTTAGAATTAATTCTTGTTTGCTTAAGTTGTGATAAGTCTTGGCTTCACTGCAAGTTGTTGAACTTGGAATATGTGATTTAGTCTGCTCAATTAGTTCCTTTTCTACGAAATGAAATATTTTGCAGATGAATCTGAAACAGACAGTGAAGAGTCTGATGTTAGCGGTTCTGATGGGGACGATACATCGTGGATTTCATGGTTCTGCAACCTGCGAGGAAATGAGTTTTTCtgtgaagttgatgatgagtaCATACAAGATGATTTCAACCTTTGTGGATTGAGCAGTCAAGTTCCGTACTATGATTATGCACTTGACCTCATTCTGGATGTTGAGTCCTCCCATGGTAAGCTCTTTGGCTCTTAATTGGTATCTATGATCCATGGCTCACATGAGCCCCAATAAGCATTTACTTCAACTGTCATGTACATTTAGTTCCAGTTTGATGAACATTCTGATATTGAATGTTTGTTCAAACAAAATGACCAATATAATGATGACattaaattgaaatattatgaacatttagTTCAAATGTAATGAACATCAAGCTAGGGCTCACCTTGCACGTAGTATAATTTACGTCACAATcttagtagtatatatatatttccactGGGGTTGTCTCCAGAGTTGATTGAGGGATACAATTCTGAGCATAGGATTGATATGCAACTTGGTAAAATATATAGCCAATGAGAGATCCCATATTCCAATTGGATTTCTCTTGTATTGATTGAGGGATACAATTCTGAGCTTGGGATTTATATGCAATGTAGTATACATCAGAATGTCAGATGGAAAGAGAGTAGAGGAGAAATTATTTCTTTGGTATTGAACCAACGACCTAGGGAAAATAGGTTAAAAATGTTAGACTCAATGTTGAGTAAGTATAAGAAATAACCTACAATAGGTTGTTCCTCTAGTATAGTATGCAAGGATAAAAGGAACCTTGTGGTGACCCTAGGTAGTCAGTATTCTGGTCTGCAATGCGACATctaattttcttaaatttacATGGTAAATCTGGATTCTTTTATGTAAAATGATTGTATATGATCTGGAGGATTTTTTCATTCTTGTTATTCTTATGTTCTTGTTTCATTGAATTTTTGTTCACTTTGAGCTCAAATGGACAAGTAGGGAAGGTCCCCAAGAATTTAGTAGTTAGATAAAAGTTCTGAGTCATTATTGTCTCCCTATTATGTATGTGCATAGGTGATATATTCACTGAAGAGCAGAATGAACTTGTTGAGTCAGCGGCAGAAATGTTGTACGGCCTGATTCATGTGAGATATATTCTGACAACCAAGGGCTTGGGTGCAATGGTAGTGTGCTGTTCATGATTAATGCATTGTCTGGATTTCAATAGTACTTTGGTAATTCATTTGCTTAGCTTTTGTAATTTGTCATTCAACCCTTTTACAGTTAGACAAGTACAAAAACTATGATTTTGGGAGGTGCCCACGAGTTTATTGCTGCGGACAGCCTTGCCTTCCTGTTGGGCAGTCAGATATTCCTCGCTCAAGTACTGTTAAAATATACTGCTCAAGATGCGAAGATATCTACTATCCAAGATCCAAGTACCAAGGAAGTATCCTTTTGATGCACTGGCTTTTCAtgtttattgttattgttgttattattattattaatttttttttgtgcctCTGCTTCGTTTTTTAGATTGGTATGACCTGATTCATGCTACTTCACCCCTTTccattgttaatttttttatcccCTGGATTTGATTTCCTTCACTTGCCAAGATATTGATGGAGCTTATTTTGGGACCACATTTTCTCACCTCTTTTTGATGACTTATGGACACCTCAAGCCACAAAAACCAAGTCAGAGCTATATCCCAAAAGTATTCGGCTTCAAACTCCACAAGCCATGAAGATAAGTGGTGGCATTGTTTGGGATAATCATATTTCTTCCAAGAGAACTCCCGATCTGGCTCCCATGATGTGCAAGTAGTTAGCAGCCAGGTAAAGCAAAGCTGTCTTTGATATCCAGGAACTGCTTTGTTGATAAAACAGAAAGCACCTATACCCAGTCCTTCAAGCTAAACTCGTGCCTTAGTCTGCACTGTGAATTTAGGCGCGCATTTCTCTATCCTGGTTGATAATTGTCATCAGTAACCTACTTTGTACTTATATGtttatactttaatttcttcCCCCCCCCACCCCAAGTATTACAAGTTTCATTTAATGGTGAAGGTAATGCCCCAATTCCAGTCTTTTTATAGCACTTTAACCCAATTGTACATGGTCAGACCTGTTGTTATTTTCCTAGTTGAATGTTTGGTGACCAAACATATGATATGgacctttttaaaatttttttttttaattttttatttattattataaacaaacTCTCTAGATTCTGATATTTGCAGAATTCCATAATGCTGACAAAGCTTAGGCCCTACTGTGAAACCAAACCCTTCTGTTTTATTTCAATACttgcattattattgttgttggttGTGTTTAGTTATGATGCACTCTTCCCTTTGAACTTACAAGAATATAGAATTTTGTGTGCTTATGAGTTGTATCTATCATTGCTTTTgctttttctctttctctctctgaaGCTGATACTGCAGCTACCTCCACTTTGCCCCTCATTCCTTTTCACTGCTGTGTCATGTGTAAAGTgcttttattatttacttttagaGACACCTCATCCTTCTGAGCTATAGACTCCTCATCCCAAATTGATATTTATAAATCCtgcttatttattttcttttattaaatcATGGGAAAGTGTGTTTTTTAGTTCATTTCTTAACCTGTCGTTTTAGTCTAACTTTTTGTTATACATTCTtaacttttgaaaaaaagaGAGTTCAATTTTAGTTCTTGGAGCAATAGAACTTTTGAACTTAATAATGTACCAAGAACTTATAATGTACATCttgcaatttactttttttttttttcccaaggTAGGAGTGGTTGagattcaaaatttcaaacttATCAAACGtatgtactaaaaaaattctaatgtaATTTAATGAATTTGTCGCTTTAGagattagaattataatttttttaaaaataaaagttatgggtaatattataatagtaaaaaattatagACTAAAATATTTAGTAGAGTATAATTGAGAGAAAATGTAATTGGTCTTTAAATCAATATCAGATTGGAGAGTTGCAGCTATtgaattatcattttaattattattatttttaaattgaggCATCTCATTAGAATATTAGTTATTGAATATATTTCCTCATGGCGGCCAGAACGGACAAAAAACAATGTTTATCACTTAGTATAAtggaaaattgataaatgtggtgtttggtaaatagttgttagttaattgggttagtgagttttgGTAAATTAGATGTTAGTTGATTGTTGATTACACGCAAAATGATTTGTTTGAAAAGCTAATAAAAGAGTTGCTTTgagcaattttttgaatttagcattttgaaataataatctattacaaaaagttaagtaataaaaaattcatattggttgtttaactaattcaaacagttaataattgtcaaacaagttaaaattgattgataaatc contains these protein-coding regions:
- the LOC116014782 gene encoding putative casein kinase II subunit beta-4, which translates into the protein MYRGGGGASLRTDIAEGPLDRKRINDALDKHLEKSSPSTSRALKDKAVSNATGKSLLLQQQQLLDARSSSTLTTKNKCSDDESETDSEESDVSGSDGDDTSWISWFCNLRGNEFFCEVDDEYIQDDFNLCGLSSQVPYYDYALDLILDVESSHGDIFTEEQNELVESAAEMLYGLIHVRYILTTKGLGAMLDKYKNYDFGRCPRVYCCGQPCLPVGQSDIPRSSTVKIYCSRCEDIYYPRSKYQGNIDGAYFGTTFSHLFLMTYGHLKPQKPSQSYIPKVFGFKLHKP